The Solibacillus sp. FSL W7-1464 genome contains a region encoding:
- a CDS encoding zinc-finger domain-containing protein, translating into MNKVDVMKDIDELMDMYCADCPVIQDLRKERGKHGAHRFCIESCTVGKQLQFLGKEIMKVSEK; encoded by the coding sequence TTGAATAAAGTAGATGTTATGAAAGATATTGATGAATTGATGGATATGTACTGCGCTGATTGTCCAGTCATTCAGGATCTTCGTAAAGAACGGGGCAAACATGGTGCACACCGTTTCTGCATCGAATCTTGTACAGTAGGGAAACAGCTTCAGTTTCTTGGAAAAGAAATAATGAAAGTATCCGAAAAATAA
- a CDS encoding YecA family protein: protein MIGRNDPCLCGSGKKYKKCCEGKNQVTSQNVFQDEIENVLQTFYSNYPERKDIREFMELVRTWAPKLEKKLHKELVEAVALDEYFFHQRPDIWQNFLAKTAKKALRPSMIELLKSWEQPIFFIGTVEDVQDGYFTAISALTGTTYHIQRESHKSIPLGMRVFAFLLPDGSNKENHVLAVSTLIFFHKEHAISFEQFTEAYKASRLSVAQFTKENHLVLWEGLVENGYEGEEFTPFEQEVVEQLKAFMTEKAINNESFIATVEDYLIEKQPTARKAGAIAAGAVRFGQENDLFDQKFTVKEIGESFSVSPSSLNKYYQELNAFYNEKQLVNS, encoded by the coding sequence ATGATTGGACGAAATGACCCATGTCTATGCGGTAGTGGAAAAAAATACAAAAAATGTTGTGAAGGAAAAAATCAAGTAACTTCACAAAACGTTTTCCAAGATGAAATTGAAAACGTATTACAAACTTTCTATAGTAATTACCCGGAACGAAAAGATATCCGTGAATTTATGGAATTGGTTCGTACTTGGGCACCGAAACTAGAAAAAAAATTGCATAAGGAATTGGTGGAAGCCGTTGCATTAGATGAATACTTCTTCCATCAACGACCAGATATTTGGCAAAATTTCTTAGCTAAAACAGCTAAGAAAGCACTTCGCCCATCTATGATCGAATTATTGAAATCATGGGAACAGCCGATTTTCTTCATCGGAACTGTCGAAGATGTACAGGATGGTTACTTCACAGCCATCTCTGCTTTAACTGGCACAACATATCATATTCAGCGAGAAAGCCACAAATCAATCCCTCTAGGAATGCGTGTGTTCGCCTTTTTATTACCGGATGGTTCAAACAAGGAAAACCACGTATTAGCGGTATCTACACTGATCTTCTTCCATAAAGAGCATGCGATTTCTTTTGAACAGTTTACAGAGGCGTACAAAGCAAGTCGTTTATCTGTTGCGCAATTCACAAAAGAAAATCACTTAGTATTATGGGAAGGTTTAGTCGAAAACGGCTATGAAGGTGAAGAGTTTACACCGTTTGAGCAGGAAGTAGTGGAACAGTTAAAAGCATTTATGACCGAAAAAGCGATCAATAACGAGAGCTTCATAGCGACAGTTGAAGATTATTTAATCGAAAAACAGCCTACAGCACGTAAAGCAGGGGCTATAGCTGCCGGTGCAGTACGATTTGGTCAGGAAAATGATTTATTCGATCAAAAGTTCACTGTAAAAGAAATCGGCGAAAGCTTCAGTGTTTCCCCATCTTCTTTAAATAAGTATTATCAGGAATTAAATGCCTTCTATAATGAAAAACAACTTGTTAATAGTTAA
- a CDS encoding DMT family transporter, whose protein sequence is MSLQGKANILMVIVTMFWGLSYTFMVMGLESLEAFNVVALRCLIAFIIAGLIFLPKMLRINIKTILYASIQGFLLFTIFALSLLGLKTTSAGNAGFILSLTVVLVPIMTSFIDKRLPSRAVSFAIVATMIGITVLTMKESMTFQIGDLLVAIAAVCYSIYLILNSKFTKNVESISYGVYQLGIAGVFGAVFTMMFETPMLPSNSTSWVAVLGLGIICTAFCFVAQAVVQQYTSPTHTGLIFSLEPIFAAVFALIFLGEGLTAQLVIGGAFILIGNTVAQLEQFIAMKKLPAPTHSKTTL, encoded by the coding sequence TTGAGTTTACAAGGGAAAGCAAATATTTTAATGGTGATTGTTACAATGTTCTGGGGGCTATCTTATACTTTTATGGTCATGGGACTGGAAAGTTTGGAGGCTTTCAATGTTGTAGCACTTCGATGCTTAATAGCATTTATCATTGCAGGGCTAATCTTTTTACCGAAGATGTTGCGCATAAATATTAAAACGATTTTATATGCTTCGATACAAGGCTTCTTATTGTTCACGATTTTTGCTCTTTCTCTTCTAGGGTTAAAAACGACTTCAGCAGGTAATGCAGGCTTTATACTAAGTCTGACTGTTGTTTTAGTACCAATCATGACAAGCTTCATTGATAAACGTCTTCCTTCACGAGCAGTGAGCTTCGCGATCGTTGCTACAATGATCGGAATTACAGTTCTGACAATGAAAGAATCGATGACGTTTCAAATTGGTGATTTATTAGTAGCGATTGCAGCTGTTTGCTATTCAATCTATTTAATATTAAATAGCAAATTCACTAAAAATGTCGAATCCATTTCATATGGTGTCTATCAGTTAGGGATTGCCGGGGTGTTTGGTGCAGTGTTCACAATGATGTTCGAAACCCCTATGCTCCCGTCTAATTCTACGAGCTGGGTTGCTGTACTTGGATTAGGCATTATCTGTACTGCGTTTTGCTTTGTTGCCCAAGCTGTTGTACAACAATACACTTCTCCTACACATACCGGGCTAATTTTTTCACTTGAACCGATTTTCGCAGCTGTGTTCGCATTGATTTTCCTTGGTGAAGGATTGACTGCACAACTAGTAATTGGCGGCGCATTTATTTTAATCGGCAATACTGTTGCTCAGCTAGAACAATTTATAGCAATGAAAAAATTACCTGCACCAACACACTCCAAAACTACGTTATAA